In the Topomyia yanbarensis strain Yona2022 chromosome 3, ASM3024719v1, whole genome shotgun sequence genome, one interval contains:
- the LOC131689993 gene encoding uncharacterized protein LOC131689993 isoform X2, protein MRSSMSCAKKDRIRKAHFLRHAPCMRHVKKDYEVCAVSYQSTMAKIGQTVASSSTSRPPTQPTPNAAMSLSMNDMQQEQQQNQQSHHRQQRNYTKSAEDAEEERLKTVCCAFHKYMQCSEFTVRHACGDETALFTRKFLDKMSNTLMRMHCVDYTPESGKCRDYFSSHATRVRMTTFTLLFNILVVFLVAMAGRVLNSSRLI, encoded by the exons ACTTTCTTAGACATGCACCCTGCATGAGACACGTGAAAAAAGACTACGAAGTGTGTGCGGTCAGCTATCAGAGCACAATGGCCAAAATTGGACAAACGGTGGCCAGCAGCAGTACATCGAGGCCCCCCACCCAGCCGACACCGAATGCTGCCATGTCGCTCTCAATGAATGACATGCAGCAGGAGCAGCAGCAGAACCAGCAGTCTCATCATCGCCAGCAGCGGAACTACACGAAAAGTGCTGAGGATGCGGAAGAGGAGCGACTCAAAACTGTTTGCTG TGCATTCCACAAGTACATGCAGTGTTCGGAGTTCACCGTTCGTCACGCTTGCGGAGATGAAACAGCACTCTTCACACGGAAATTCCTCGACAAGATGTCCAACACACTGATGAGG ATGCACTGTGTCGATTACACACCGGAAAGCGGAAAATGCCGGGATTATTTCAGTTCACACGCGACACGTGTCCGGATGACCACCTTCACGCTGCTGTTCAATATTCTAGTGGTCTTCCTCGTTGCAATGGCAGGTCGCGTGCTCAACTCCAGCAGACTAATTTAA